A single region of the Epinephelus moara isolate mb chromosome 12, YSFRI_EMoa_1.0, whole genome shotgun sequence genome encodes:
- the ints9 gene encoding integrator complex subunit 9 — protein MKLYCLSGHPTLPCNVLKFKSTTIMLDCGLDTTSVLNFLPLPLVHSPRLSKLPGWVSKDGTINLEKELKECAGRVFVDSQPEFCLPERELLDLSTIDVILISNYHCMMALPYITEHTGFTGTVYATEPTLQIGRLLMEELVNFMERVPKAQSATCWKNKEIQRMLPGPLKDAVDVWTWKRCYSMQEVNSALSKVQLVGYSQKVELFGAVQVSPLSSGYSLGSSNWIIQSHHEKVSYVSGSSLLTTHPQPMDQSSLKNSDVLILTGLTQMPTANPDGMLGEFCSNLAMTIRAGGNVLVPCYSSGVIYDLLECLYQFIESANLGTTPFYFISPVANSSLEFSQIFAEWLCHNKQTKVYLPEPPFPHAELIQTNKLKHYPSIHGDFSSEFRQPCVVFTGHPSLRFGDVVHFMELWGKSGLNTIIFTEPDFSYLDALAPYQPLAMKCVYCPIDTRLNFHQVSKLLKEVQPLHVVCPEQYTQPPLTQSHRSDLMLELQPPPMPYRRCSVLNLPFRRRYERVYILPELANSLVPSEIKPGISLATVSAVLHSKDNKHTLQSVPKPPPAPPSKKRKRLMEEPPVVLAPKPLLSGAVPLEAFLVTLQKHGITEVKVEETADGHILHLQAEDTLIQLEEDGTHIVCDNNEPLRTTLRDLVLRFLQKL, from the exons ATGAAGCTG TATTGTCTGTCTGGCCATCCCACATTGCCTTGCAATGTGCTCAAATTCAAATCCACCACTATCATGTTGGACTGTGGGCTGGACACCACCTCTGTCCTCAACTTCCTGCCCCTTCCTCTTGTCCACAG cCCACGACTGTCCAAACTACCTGGCTGGGTCTCGAAAGACGGAACGATAAACTTGGAGAAG GAGCTGAAGGAGTGTGCAGGACGAGTGTTTGTGGACTCACAACCAGAGTTCTGTCTCCCTGAG AGGGAACTGCTGGATCTGTCCACCATCGATGTCATCCTGATCTCCAACTACCACTGTATGATGGCGCTGCCCTACATCACTGAGCACACAGGCTTCACTGGGACAGTGTACGCAACAGAACCAACCCTACAGATCGGCAG ACTGTTGATGGAGGAACTGGTGAACTTCATGGAGAGAGTTCCCAAAGCCCAGTCTGCcacctgctggaaaaacaaggaaatacaAAG gATGCTCCCAGGGCCGCTGAAGGATGCAGTAGATGTGTGGACGTGGAAACGATGCTACAGCATGCAGGAGGTCAACTCTGCCCTCAGCAAGGTGCAGCTCGTGGGATATTCACAGAAAGTG GAGTTGTTTGGAGCCGTACAGGTCTCCCCCTTGAGCTCTGGTTACTCTTTGGGAAGCTCCAACTGGATCATCCAGTCTCATCATGAGAAAGTTTCCTATGTGTCGGGTTCTTCCCTCCTCACCACACACCCACAG CCGATGGACCAAAGCTCCCTGAAGAACAGTGATGTTCTGATTCTGACAGGCCTCACCCAGATGCCCACCGCCAACCCAGACGGCATGCTGGGAGAATTCTGCAGCAACCTCG CCATGACGATTCGAGCAGGAGGAAATGTGCTGGTGCCGTGCTACTCGTCGGGGGTGATATACGACCTGCTGGAGTGTCTGTACCAGTTCATAGAGAGCGCCAACCTGGGGACCACGCCCTTCTACTTCATCTCACCCGTCGCCAACAGCTCGCTGGAGTTCTCTCAGATCTTTGCTGAGTG GCTTTGCCACAACAAGCAAACAAAGGTTTATCTTCCAGAGCCTCCGTTCCCTCATGCAGAG CTGATCCAGACCAACAAGCTGAAGCACTACCCGAGCATCCACGGAGACTTCAGCAGTGAGTTCCGTCAGCCGTGCGTGGTGTTCACCGGTCATCCATCTCTGCGCTTCGGGGACGTGGTTCACTTCATGGAGCTGTGGGGCAAATCCGGCCTCAACACCATCATCTTCACTG AGCCGGACTTTTCTTACCTGGATGCTCTGGCTCCGTACCAGCCGCTGGCTATGAAGTGCGTTTACTGTCCCATCGACACTCGGCTCAACTTCCACCAAGTGTCAAAGCTGCTCAAAGAAGTCCAG CCCCTCCATGTGGTGTGTCCGGAGCAGTACACCCAGCCTCCACTGACCCAGTCGCACCGCTCTGATCTGATGCTGGAGCTGCAGCCTCCTCCGATGCCTTACAGACGCTGCTCTGTGCTCAACCTGCCCTTCAGGCGCCGCTATGAGCGCGTCTACATCCTGCCTGAG CTGGCCAACTCGCTGGTGCCGTCTGAGATCAAACCTGGCATCTCACTGGCCACTGTGTCTGCAGTGCTGCACTCCAaggacaacaaacacacactccag TCGGTGCCCAAACCCCCTCCGGCGCCCCCCAGCAAGAAGAGGAAGCGATTAATGGAGGAGCCCCCGGTGGTGCTGGCCCCCAAACCCCTGCTGAGTGGAGCTGTGCCCCTGGAAGCTTTCCTGGTCACACTGCAGAAG CACGGTATCACAGAGGTCAAAGTGGAGGAGACAGCAGACGGACACATTCTACACCTGCaggcggaggacacactgaTTCAGCTGGAGGAGGACGGGACACACATCGTCTGCGACAACAACGAGCCGCTGCGGACCACACTGCGAGACCTGGTGCTGCGCTTCCTGCAGAAACTCTGA
- the glrx5 gene encoding glutaredoxin-related protein 5, mitochondrial: MNSLIRSTARCLRSGAAVYLPRQADGRVWSASARFLCAAADLQKDLGEMVKKDKVVVFMKGTPAQPMCGFSNAVVQILRMHGVDHYASYNVLEDSELREGVKVFSNWPTIPQVYFNGEFVGGCDILLQMHQNGDLVEELKKLGITSALLEAEKESK, translated from the exons ATGAACAGTTTAATTAGAAGCACCGCTCGGTGTTTGCGGTCCGGGGCGGCGGTGTATCTGCCCAGACAGGCCGACGGACGCGTGTGGTCGGCCTCGGCCCGGTTCCTGTGCGCGGCGGCGGACCTCCAGAAGGACCTTGGTGAGATGGTGAAGAAGGACAAAGTGGTGGTTTTCATGAAGGGGACTCCGGCTCAGCCCATGTGTGGCTTCAGTAACGCCGTGGTGCAGATCCTCCGGATGCACGGAGTGGACCACTACGCCTCGTACAACGTGTTGGAGGACTCGGAGCTCAGAGAAG GAGTCAAGGTGTTCTCCAACTGGCCCACGATCCCTCAGGTGTACTTCAACGGCGAGTTTGTCGGGGGCTGCGACATCCTGCTGCAGATGCACCAGAACGGAGACCTGGTGGAGGAGTTAAAGAAGCTAGGCATCACTTCTGCACTGCTGGAGGCTGAGAAGGAATCCaagtag
- the prkrip1 gene encoding PRKR-interacting protein 1 homolog has product MAAHTQKNNKPGKPGGKEAQPLIIAKTPAEEQRLRLERLMRNPDKAAPIPDRPKEWNPRAPPEFVRDVMGSSAGAGSGEFHVYRHLRRREYQRQDFLDKIADKLDEDQQYLDKVEQNKQEAEERTAKRRKKREKLKQKKLMAKKAKLESKNKEDEEDKSSDSSEEDKEEEEEREAEDDAEAPSFIMGRK; this is encoded by the coding sequence ATGGCGGCGCACACGCAGAAGAATAACAAGCCGGGGAAACCCGGAGGAAAAGAGGCTCAGCCTCTGATTATCGCCAAAACTCCGGCGGAGGAGCAGCGTCTGAGGCTGGAGAGGCTGATGCGGAACCCGGATAAAGCCGCTCCCATCCCGGACCGGCCCAAAGAGTGGAACCCGCGAGCTCCGCCGGAGTTCGTCCGGGACGTGATGGGCTCCAGCGCCGGAGCAGGCAGCGGAGAGTTCCACGTTTACCGACACCTCCGCCGCAGAGAGTACCAGAGACAGGACTTCCTGGACAAGATAGCAGATAAACTGGATGAGGACCAGCAGTACCTGGACAAGGTGGAGCAGAACAAACAGGAGGCGGAGGAACGGACCGCCAAGCGCCGGAAGAAGCGCGAGAAGCTGAAGCAGAAGAAGCTGATGGCGAAGAAGGCGAAGCTGGAGTCCAAGAACAAGGAGGACGAAGAGGACAAGAGCTCGGACAGCAGCGAGGAGgacaaggaggaagaggaggagagagaggctgAGGATGATGCAGAGGCTCCTAGCTTCATCATGGGGAGGAAATGA